A genomic segment from Brassica napus cultivar Da-Ae unplaced genomic scaffold, Da-Ae ScsIHWf_1052;HRSCAF=1477, whole genome shotgun sequence encodes:
- the LOC106387032 gene encoding defensin-like protein 206, whose protein sequence is MAKNINSVSITVLLFVLLVASTEILKSEAQTFCFECGPVPFLGTNADCFNCCTTKYGSPPVVSGVVEGSEKHCHCYC, encoded by the exons ATGGCAAAGAACATCAACTCAGTCAGCATCACCGTTCTCTTGTTTGTCCTCTTGGTGGCTTCCACCg AAATCCTCAAGAGCGAGGCTCAAACATTTTGCTTCGAGTGCGGACCAGTGCCGTTCCTAGGTACAAATGCTGATTGTTTTAACTGTTGCACAACCAAATACGGGAGTCCTCCAGTCGTTAGTGGCGTTGTTGAGGGAAGTGAGAAACACTGTCATTGCTATTGTTGA